GAATTGCTGGAGAAACTGAATCTAGCAAATGGCTCGTTGTTGTTCCAGAATCAATGAAAATTAAATCATTCTCTTCAATTAAGGATGCCGCCTTAGCAGCAATTAGTTCTTTTTGTAACTTATTTTCAATAGTTCTTGATTCAAATGGAATGAGTTGAGAGTTAGCTGCAATTACGCCTCCATAAACTTTTTCTAAAAGTCCTTCAGTTTCAAGATACTGAATATCACGCCGAATTGTATTTTTTGATACGTTAAAGTAAGTGCATAATTCATTGAGTGAAACATGCTTATGTTCTTGAATATACTCTTCAATTTTTTGAATTCTTTTCATTTTCATATGTTCTTGCATCCTCCCTTTATGCACATTAACTTTTACTAATAAGTATATCTAATATAGCATATACTCAAAAGTTAATCAACAAATAATCAGATTCGTTTTCTTGTGTTTGTTTATTTTAAAGAGTTTTGACTAATTATGTGCATTTTTTTTGGTTTTTTTGTTGGATAATAAAATAAAATATATTGACTATTGGTTAAGTTAAGGTTAATATATAACCAAGATATAACCAATTAGATAGTGAGGTAAATTTCAAATAAATCAGATTTAATTTGATTTATTGTGGAATCGCTTTCTTTTGGATTGAGAAAAACATGAGGAGGAATACGAATGGTTGAGGTTAGAAGATTAAAAAATTATATTAATGGGGAGTGGGTTAATAGCCAAACATCAAACTACGAAGATGTCTTGAACCCAGCAACAAAAGAAATTATTTGCCAAGTGCCTCTTTCAACAAAAGAAGATGTTGAGCTGGCAACGAAAGCAAGCTTGGCAGCATTTGAAAAATGGAAAAATGTAGCTGTTCCAAGGCGAGCTCGAATTTTATTTAAGTTTCAAGAATTGATTACTCGTAACAAACTAGAACTAGCACGTTTAATTACAATTGAAAATGGAAAAAATTTAAAAGAAGCTTTAGGAGAGGTACAACGTGGTATTGAGAATGTTGAATTTGCGGCTGGAGCCCCGAGTTTAATGATGGGGGATTCGTTAGCTTCTATTGCTACAGATGTAGAAGCAGCTAATTACCGTTATCCAGTTGGAGTTGTCGGTGGTATTACTCCATTTAATTTCCCAATGATGGTACCTTGCTGGATGTTCCCAATGGCAATTGCATGTGGAAATAGTTTTATTTTAAAACCCTCTGAACGAACACCATTACTCACAGAGAAACTAGTTGAGCTTTTCACTGAAGCTGGTTTACCTGCAGGTGTCTTCAATGTTATATACGGCGCTCATGATGTCGTAAATGGAATCTTAGAACACCCTGAAATTAAAGCGATTTCATTTGTTGGTTCAAAAACAGTTGGTCAATATATTTATCGCAAAGGGAGTGAACATTTAAAACGGGTTCAGTCATTAACTGGAGCTAAGAATCATACAATTGTATTAAATGACGCTGATTTGAAAGAAACTGTACCAGCTATTGTAGCAGCAGCATTTGGTTCAGCAGGTGAACGTTGTATGGCGGCAGCTGTAGTAACTGTTGAAGAAGGTATTGCGGATCAATTTATGGAGCAATTAGTTGCTGAAACGAAAAATATTAAAATTGGAAATGGATTAGAAGAAGAGGTTTTCCTTGGTCCCGTTATTCGTGAAGAGAATCAAAAAAGAACGTTTAAATATATCGAAACAGGGATTAAAGAAGGAGCAAAGTTAGTTACAGACGGACGTGAAAATGTGCCGACAGATGGTTACTTTGTAGGACCAACTATTTTTGATCAAGTGACAACCGAAATGACAATTTGGAAAGATGAACTATTTGCTCCAGTCTTATCAATTATACGAGTGAAAAATTTAAAAGAAGCCGTTGCGATTGCTAATCAATCAGAATTTGCTAATGGTGCATGCTTGTTTACAAATAATGCCGGAGCTATTCGTTATTTCCGCGAAAGAATTGATGCTGGGATGTTAGGTATCAATTTAGGAGTACCTGCTCCAATGGCCTTTTTCCCATTCTCAGGTTGGAAAGATTCGTTCTATGGAACATTACATGCAAATGGAAAAGACAGTGTTGATTTTTATACACGTAAAAAAGTTGTGACAGCTCGTTATCCGCAAGCTAGTTTTGAATGAAAATAGTTGCTAGTTCAACAAACTTTTTGCCGGAGCTAAACCGACTCAACAAACTTTTTATTAAAGGGGTCCCGAGCGCCTACGGGGAATTTGTATCGATAAGGAAATTACCTTTGATCTCACATGTTATTTTGAACAATAACGAATACTATCAGAATAATTCAAAAAAACCAGTTGGACAGTAACGGTATCTGTCCAACTGGTTTTTTTGAAGGCCTGTTTTTCATTACTTTTATAAAGGCTAGAGAGCAACTTCCCTCCACATTTTACCTTTGCTAATTACATTGGCTTTAGTGATTTTCCTAATACCTTTTATTGGATGATTCCCGTTTACCATAGCTTACTCTATTTCATTTTTCTCTAAGGTTGAATTAATCTTTCACTTTCATTAATCGTAAGCCATTTAACGTGACTAAAAGAGTCGCACCCATATCCGCCATAATTGCAATCCATAATGTTAACCACCCTGGAATGACTAGCAAAAGAGCAATCAGTTTGATGACCAAGGAAAATGTGATATTTTGCTTAATAATTTGGAGTGTTTTTCTACTCAACTTTACCGTGAAAGGTAATTTTTGTAAGTCGTCTCCCATTAAGGCAACATCAGCTGTTTCAATGGCTGTGTCAGTTCCTGCTCCGCCCATTGCAATTCCAACCGTGGCCGCTGCTAAGGCTGGCGCATCATTAATACCGTCTCCAACCATGGCTACTTTACCAAAGTTTATTTTCAACTGTTTAATGTAATCTAATTTATCTTGGGGCATTAACTCACCTTCTATTTCAGAAACACCTACCTGTTGGCCAATTGCTTGCGCTGTGGCTTGGTTATCGCCAGTCAACATAATAGTTTTTTCAATCCCCAGCTCATGAAGTCGTTTAATAACATGTTGACTGGATGACCTAACCTCGTCGGCAACTGCCACTATAGAAATCAGGTTCTGATTTGTTCCAAAAAGCATAGCAGTCTTCCCTTTAAGTTGTAAGTCACTCACTTGTCGATGAATGGAGTCAGTAAATTGCGATGTTAGTAATTCCTTAAATAAAACGGGACTTCCAACATAATAGGTGTTACCATCTACAGTTCCTCTAATCCCTTTTCCTGTGATGGATGTAAAATCGTTCACATTAATACTAGTTAAATCCATTTCTCTCGTTTCTCCATACTTAATAATGGCTGAAGCAAGGGGGTGTTGAGATAATTGTTCCAGTGCTGCCATGATGGTATAGTTTTTATTTTGTTGAATGTTTGTGGCTTCTGTTAGTTCAATATAATCAGTGACCACCGGCACACCTTTTGTCAAGGTACCAGTTTTATCGAACGCAATGGCTTTTAGCCCACCAATTTCTTCTAAATACACGCCACCTTTTACCAATACGCCATTTTTAGCTGCATTTCCAATGGAGGTGACGATGGCAACAGGAGTTGAAACAACTAAGGCGCAAGGACACCCAACCACTAATACAGATAACCCTTGATACACCCACGTTTCCCAGTTGCCGCCAAACAGCAATGGCGGTACTGTTGCAATCAGTGCGGCGATCACAATAATGGCTGGCGTATAATATTTAGCAAATGTATCAACAAAGGCTTGAGCTGGAGCACGTTCACCTTGTGCCTCCTCAACTAAGTGAATAATTTTTGAAATCGTGGTATCTTCTACTCGTTTTGTGACCGCAACTTCAAGCAATCCTTCTTCATTTAACGTTCCAGCAAAAACGGAATCATCGATGTTTTTTTCAACAGGGATAGATTCACCAGTAATCGCTGCTTGATTGACGGCTGAATAACCTTTCACAACGTGACCATCCATCGCAATTTTTTGACCAGGCTTTATAATCATAATGTCGCCAATTTGAATGTCATCTACATGAACCATTCTGTCGGTGCCCGAGCGTCTCACAAGTGCCTCTTTTGGCGCAA
This Carnobacterium maltaromaticum DSM 20342 DNA region includes the following protein-coding sequences:
- the iolA gene encoding methylmalonate-semialdehyde dehydrogenase produces the protein MVEVRRLKNYINGEWVNSQTSNYEDVLNPATKEIICQVPLSTKEDVELATKASLAAFEKWKNVAVPRRARILFKFQELITRNKLELARLITIENGKNLKEALGEVQRGIENVEFAAGAPSLMMGDSLASIATDVEAANYRYPVGVVGGITPFNFPMMVPCWMFPMAIACGNSFILKPSERTPLLTEKLVELFTEAGLPAGVFNVIYGAHDVVNGILEHPEIKAISFVGSKTVGQYIYRKGSEHLKRVQSLTGAKNHTIVLNDADLKETVPAIVAAAFGSAGERCMAAAVVTVEEGIADQFMEQLVAETKNIKIGNGLEEEVFLGPVIREENQKRTFKYIETGIKEGAKLVTDGRENVPTDGYFVGPTIFDQVTTEMTIWKDELFAPVLSIIRVKNLKEAVAIANQSEFANGACLFTNNAGAIRYFRERIDAGMLGINLGVPAPMAFFPFSGWKDSFYGTLHANGKDSVDFYTRKKVVTARYPQASFE
- a CDS encoding heavy metal translocating P-type ATPase, with amino-acid sequence MAEKTVYRVDGLSCTNCAAKFERNVKEIEGVTEAIVNFGASKITVTGEASIQQVEQAGAFEHLKIIPEKASFTDPEHFTDHQSFIRKNWRLLLSGLFIAVGYASQIMNGEDFYLTKALFIFAIFIGGYSLFKEGFKNLLKFEFTMETLMTIAIIGAAFIGEWAEGSIVVILFAVSEALERYSMDKARQSIRSLMDIAPKEALVRRSGTDRMVHVDDIQIGDIMIIKPGQKIAMDGHVVKGYSAVNQAAITGESIPVEKNIDDSVFAGTLNEEGLLEVAVTKRVEDTTISKIIHLVEEAQGERAPAQAFVDTFAKYYTPAIIVIAALIATVPPLLFGGNWETWVYQGLSVLVVGCPCALVVSTPVAIVTSIGNAAKNGVLVKGGVYLEEIGGLKAIAFDKTGTLTKGVPVVTDYIELTEATNIQQNKNYTIMAALEQLSQHPLASAIIKYGETREMDLTSINVNDFTSITGKGIRGTVDGNTYYVGSPVLFKELLTSQFTDSIHRQVSDLQLKGKTAMLFGTNQNLISIVAVADEVRSSSQHVIKRLHELGIEKTIMLTGDNQATAQAIGQQVGVSEIEGELMPQDKLDYIKQLKINFGKVAMVGDGINDAPALAAATVGIAMGGAGTDTAIETADVALMGDDLQKLPFTVKLSRKTLQIIKQNITFSLVIKLIALLLVIPGWLTLWIAIMADMGATLLVTLNGLRLMKVKD